The following DNA comes from Kaistia sp. 32K.
AGCGCTTCGCCCGAGGGATCATCGAGCAGCGCGGTGACCCGGTCGACGTCGAGCCGGAGACCCTCAGCCAGCGTCCGGATCAGCGCGTCGCGCTGGCGCTGGCGGGCGAGCAGGCTGAGCCGTGCCCGGCTCATCGCCGCGCGGAAGGCATGGTCGATTTCCATTGGCGTCAGCCGGGAGGGCTGGATCGGCGCTCCCGAGATCGAGGCGAGCCGCGCCAGGCGGCCGGCGCGGTCGAGGCCGAGAAACGCATCGGTCGCATGCGGCGCGGCAACGGGGGCGGGCGCGACAGGCTCGGCCGCTTCGGTCGTTGCGGTCGGGGCCGGCGCGGTCGGTTCCGGGGCCTTGGCCGCTGCGACGGGAGCGGCCGCCGGGGTCGGCTTCTTGGCTTTCTCCGGCTGGGCGGCAGGCTGCTTCTGGGCGCGCGCGAGCGATTCGAACGTCCGGCGCGACAGGCCCTCGGGCACCGGTGTCTCGGTCGCGATCGCCGTCAGCTCGGCGCTGAGGCTCGCGGTGAGGACCCGCGCGGCGGCGAGCGCCGACAGGGGGGACTTTTCGGGCGCGATCTGATTCGCGGGCTCGACCGGCGCTACCTCGGGTTTCGAGACGGCGGGGACAGCGGGCTCTTCCGGCGCGGGAGCGACTGCCGCGACCGCGGGCAGGGGCTCCGGAGCGACCGGTGGCGGCGGGATCTCGTAGGCGAGCGGCGCGTCCTCGGCCGCCTCGGGCAACAGCGCGATCGTCTCCGCGTCGCCGGTGAGGCGGAGCGCCTGCACGATGTCGGGGGCGAGGTCGTCGCGCGCCGCGATCATGCGGAAATGCGCCGGCCCGGTCGCCGCCAGGATCGCCAGGAGATCGAAGGAGGAGAGCTCGGCATGGCGCAGCACCGGCGAGGCGATCTCGACCAAGTCCTTGCCCAGCATGCGTAAAATCGCGCCCGGCGCATCCGGGTGGCGGGCCAGCCGCTCCGCCACGAAGGCGCGGTCGGCCGGCGTCACCTTGGTCAGGAAATGCGCGGTCAGTTCTTCGAAGCGGCGAATTTCCGCCTGGTCGTGCGCCTTGTCGAGCACGAACAGTTCCGTCGTTGCGCGGAGCAACGCGGCATCGCGGCTTTGCTGGCTCGATACGGCCATGGCCATGAGACCATCCGAAAAATACGAGGGATGCATGATGACGCGTTACCCGAAGTGCCGTCGACGCGATCGCAAATTCCGGTGGCAAGCCCCGATCGCCAAGCCCGTGCCGATTGTGCCCGGAAGTCGTTAGCGTTCCGTTAACCTTGCCGGTCCGTAAATGGTGCTATTGTGCTTGAGAGAGTGTCCGCCAGGCAGTCGGGGCGTCGATCCGGCCGAACGGACCTCGAAGGAGGTCACATGGGCACCATACTGACCTACACGGCAGCCCGGCGCAGACGCGCGCGGTCGGAGCTCCCGAAAGAGGGGACCTGCCAGATCATCATCTTCTCGGGCGTCCGCATCGATCGGTCGCGGCCGGAGCGGCCGGTGCCACCGCCATCAACGACGGCCGCGCAACGACCGACGCCGGGTCGCGGCGCCTGAGCTAGTTCTTCTCGTCGGGAGCGACGGGGGCGGGGGCGTCGGCCGAGGGCAGCTCGGCGGAGCAGTTCGCCGCGCGCAGCATCGTCTCCGCCTTGCCCAGCAGCGTCGGATCCGCGACGAAGCTGCGGATCAGCGCGAAGCCGCGGGTGATCGGCACCTGGATCACGATCGACTGGTCGAGCGCGGCGATGGGGTTCTCGCGCAATTGCGCCATCTGCACCGGCGTCGCGATGACGAGGTCGATGTCAGCCCGCTCGGCCGAGCGGTCGTTCAGGCTGTAGACATTGCTGCCGCGCCGATTGAACACCGCGATCGACCAGAAATCGTCCGGCATCGCCGCCTTGATGCGGATCGGCCCGTTCTCGAGCGAGAAGCGGCAGGCGGCATAGGCCATTTCCGGATCGAGATAGGGCAGCGGCTCCGTCCCCGGCTCCGACATCGGCAACAGATGGAACGCGCCGTCCCGCCCGAACCGGCCGAGCGAGGTCCAGGCGTCGCGATTGGCGAAGTCAGGCAAAAGCAGGATGGCGGCGATATGGATGATGCCGCCGAGAAGCAGCCCGCCGAGGACGTAGAGGAGGAGGCGGATCATGTGCAGCCGACCCTCTCGATCGCCGGCAGCACGATGTCGCCGATCGCGGCACCCCCGGAAAGCGGCGTGTCGTAGAGGCGGAGGATCAGCCGGATGCGCTCGCCGGTCGTGACCGGCAGCCAGTTGCCCGGCTGCGGCTTCGGCGCCACCGCGATCTCGAAGCTGCCGTCCTCGCGCCGCAGGATTTCCCGTGAGTGGAAGGCCGTCCGCCGGGCCGGGTTTTCCATCAGGTGGCCGTCCTCGTCATAGACGGTGAGCGTCCAGAGCCGCGCCGGCGGCGTCTGGCCGGAGACGCGGTAGCGGCAGCCGCCCGTGAGGCGCTGGCCGGACGAATCCACCTCGGCGCTGAAGGCGAGGCCCTCGCCGCCGCCGAGCGGCACCTCGCCGGAGCGCGCCAGCATCGCCTCGGTATAGGGATCGGCGTTCGGGCTGCCGGAATCCGGCCACGCCGTCCACGCCCCGCGCGTCACCGCGCCGAACAGCCGGTCGCGGTCGAGCACCAGGAACGCCGAGCCGAGGCCGACGACAATGGCGATCGCGATGGCGACGGCGAGATGGATCAGGAATCGCAAGGGCGGCCTCGAAATGGAGCGCGGCGACGATAACGCGGCCGGACGATGGACGATAGCGCGCTCGTTGCAAAGCGATGCCGCACCCGGCGCCCCCCGCGCGAAATACGACGGCAGGAAACGGGTTGCCAGATGCAACGCGGACGGGCAGTGGTTCTGCACCACAGCAGGGAGCGGCCGTTTCGATGACCACAGGCCAGACCGAGTTACACCAGACCCCGATCGGTCAGACCCCGATACGCCAGACCCAGATTCGTCAAACCATGACGGGCGCCGACTGGTCGCTGCTGGTCCTGCTCGCCGCACTCTGGGGCGGCTCGTTCTTCTTCATCGCCATCGCAGGCCGGGAGCTGCCGCCCTTCACCATCGTGTCGCTTCGGGTCGGCATCGCGGCGTTGATTCTCGTGGCGCTGCTCCGCCTGAGCGGCCGGCCGCTCCCCGCCGGCTGGCGGGTCTGGCGCGTGCTGTTCGGCATGGGCCTCATCAACAACGTCATCCCGTTCTCGCTGATCGTCTGGGGCCAGACCCAGATCCCGAGCGGGCTCGCCGCCGTGTTGAACGCGACGACGCCGTTCTGGACGGCGCTGATCGTCAATTTCCTGACCGTTGACGAGAAGCTGACGGCGACCAAGGTGACGGGGATCGCGATCGGCGTTCTCGGCGTCGCCGTGCTGATCGGCCCCTCCGTCTTCCTGAACCTCGGCGGTGACGGCCTCGGCGCGCTGGCGATCCTGGCGGCGACGCTCGCCTACGGCTTTTCCGGCGCGCTCGGCCGCCAGCTGCCCCGCCTCGGCGTCGCGCCCATGACGGCAGCGACCGGCCAGATGATCGCCGCGACGACGATGATGATCCCGCTCGCCGTGCTGTTCGATCACCCCTGGCAGCTGCCGGCCCCGAGCTGGCAGGTTTGGGCAGCGATCCTCGGCCTCGCCGCCTTCTCGACGGCGCTCGGCTACATCCTGTTCTTCCGCCTGCTGGCCCGTACGGGCGCGACCAACACCTCGCTGGTAACCCTCCTCGTCCCCGTCTCGGCCATCCTGCTCGGCACGCTCGTCCTCGGCGAACACCTCGAACCCAAGCACTTTGCAGGCATGGCCCTCATCGCGCTGGGCCTCGTCGCGATCGACGGCAGGGTCTGGCGGTGGGTGAGGGGGAGAGGGGCTGCGGAGGCGGAGTGAGGGGAAAACGGAAGGTGGTTCGTAGGCGCGAAACGACAGAAATTTGATGTATCGCTAGAATATATCGGAAAATGCACTCTGGCCCTTGATGTCAGCGATGGGGTGTCGTCCATAGATGGGTTGGTCCGATGATACAATGTTTTAGAGTGGTTCAGAGGAAAGTGGCATTCAAGGCGGGGTTTGCCTAAGTGTATTGCCTAATTGTTGCTTGAGCTAAGCATTATATATTTTACGTAGTGGGGGCCGCGCGTTGAAGGGGGACGAATATAAGTTAGGTGACGACCAGCCGAAAAGGAACGTTGCGGACGATCGCCTCGGCTACGCGCCATTCGCGAAGCGCTTGGCGAACGTTATCATCAATATGAATGTGCCTAACGGTTACGTCATTGGGCTTCACGGAAGTTGGGGAGCCGGAAAAACGACGGTCGTCAACTTCATCCTTGAGCACATTAAGGAGCACAACGAGGAGGCGGTCGAGTCAACGAAGATCGAGCACATCGATTTTCGGCCATGGATTGTCTCAGGTCATCAAGACCTTATAGCTGCCTTCTTCAAGCTATTGTCTGAGCACTTGAAGCCCAGGGAAGGCACGATCAAGAAAATTTACAACAGGGCGCTACGCGCGACAGCAGGAGGCGCGGACGATTTGGTCCACGCGGCGGCTACGATGGCTCTTGCTATCGATCCAAGTGGTGGAGCGATTTCGGGCCTCGTGGGCAACGCCGGGAAGAAGGCCCTGAAGTCTGTCTTTGGCAAGTTCCTCGATACACCCAGCCTTCAGACGGCCTACGAGAATTTGAGAGGGCAGCTTAGCAATAGTAATCGTTGCTTGCTCGTTACGATCGACGATATCGATCGTCTCGAAGACGGTGAGATCAGGTCGATCATGCAGATGGTGAAGACCATCGGTCGTCTGCCCAATGTCACTTACCTGCTTGTCTACGACCGCGAAATCGTGTGGCGGGCGCTCGACGGAGGCATTGATCGTGTTGGGCCGCGGTTCGCTGAAAAGATCGTGCAGCAGGAGCTCCATCTACCTTTGCCTGGGAAGAACAGCCTCCTGACCATGCTCGGCGATGAGATCGCGTCCATTACCGCAGACGGGGAGACTTCGCCCAGGTGGCAGTATATCGTGCGGGACGGTGTTCATCGCTGGATTAATTATCCGCGAGACGTGCTGCGCTTATCGAACGCACTGAAATTCGCCTGGCCCGCATTGAGGGGCGAATTCGACTCTCAAGATCTCGTAGCTATTGAGGGCCTCCGCCTGTTCGATCCAGTTGCGTTCGACTGGGTCCGACGCAACCGCGACTTCCTCTTCAATGAGGGTCGTTATCTCATGGGTGCAGACGATGACCGGAAGGCTAACATCAAGGCATTGAAGGCCTCATTGCCGCCGGCGACAGTGGATCCCGTTATCGAACTTCTCGCTGTGCTGTTTCCTGATCACGTGAAGTGGTTCGAAGGGGAACGTTACGTCATCCGGGAAAGCCACTTCGCGTCGCAAGCCCGTCGAGGCCTGATGAGCGAGGCGGGCTATGACGCCTACTTCGCACTTCATCCCAGCGCGGATGCGGTGCCCAAGGCGACGATCGATGCAGTGTTCGACAATCTTAACGATGAGATGAAGCTCACGAATTCATTGCGGACATATATCGGCAAGAACAACAGTCGCGGTCGAGCGATGATCGGGCTCTTCCTCGATGAGCTGAGGATGCGTTTTTCGGTCCAACCAAAACCCCAACCCACACAGGGACTGCTGAACGCACTGCTGTCGATTGGCGATGAGGTTTTCGCCATGCCTTGGCGTGGTGAGATGTTTACTTTGGAGCCGGGTAGCTATCTTCGCATCCTCCTGCGGGACCTCCTTGAGGTATGGGGCGAAGAGGAGGCCGGGAAACACCTTATTGCCGCCTACCAGCAGTCGGGCTCCCCGTTCGTGCTTGCCGATCTCTTTGTTGATCGAGCTCGCGAACTCGGTGTCTTCCCAAGCGATGATCCCGGTCGCGCTGTCATCAGTCAGAAGGACTTCGAGAGGCTCGGTGTCATCTTAATGCCGAAGATCAAAGCTGCAGCTGATGATGGTTCGCTGGGCGATCTACCCTTCTACTGGAAGGCCGTGCTGTCATGGAATCATCTGGGTGATCCTGCAGCCTTGCAGGAATGGCTGAGAAAGGGCATTGAGGCGGACGGGAGGTTTACTGCCAAGGTTGTCAGGGGTCTGGTCAGTCAGAGTTCATCGGGTGACGGCATTCACTATATATATCGAAGAGATGCTGACCAATACGTCTATGATCGCGATGTAATATATAACAATGCGAAGCGGCATCTCAGCGAATCCAATGAGCTTACTGATGACGAGCGGGCGCTGCTGAGAGCTCTGGTTGATGGTGTCGACAGGATGCAAGCCGGTAATTCGGGAGATCGCTTAGGGGATGCCGAAGATGAGTAAGGACTTCGTACTTCGTCACTTGTCGGTCCATGAGGGTGATCGGAGATTCGAAGGTTTTGTCCGCGCGGCGGGCGTTGAAGGGTGACACCACATTCGATTGGGAGGTGGATCGCTTGCGCGACTTTCGGCCTGCCAACTCGACTGGGATGCAAGCCGCTGAGTCGACCACTGACATGAACACCGCCTGCGGCTACGGCGCGGCCTTGGCACACGCCCCGTGCACCTTCCCCCAGACTCAGCTAAATCCCTCCCGTACACACCGGGATCCGAAACAGATCAATGGCCGAGACTGACCTTTATCTTCCCCTGAAGGCCTTCATGGAGGGCGCCGGCTAT
Coding sequences within:
- a CDS encoding DUF1254 domain-containing protein; this encodes MIRLLLYVLGGLLLGGIIHIAAILLLPDFANRDAWTSLGRFGRDGAFHLLPMSEPGTEPLPYLDPEMAYAACRFSLENGPIRIKAAMPDDFWSIAVFNRRGSNVYSLNDRSAERADIDLVIATPVQMAQLRENPIAALDQSIVIQVPITRGFALIRSFVADPTLLGKAETMLRAANCSAELPSADAPAPVAPDEKN
- a CDS encoding DUF1214 domain-containing protein; the encoded protein is MRFLIHLAVAIAIAIVVGLGSAFLVLDRDRLFGAVTRGAWTAWPDSGSPNADPYTEAMLARSGEVPLGGGEGLAFSAEVDSSGQRLTGGCRYRVSGQTPPARLWTLTVYDEDGHLMENPARRTAFHSREILRREDGSFEIAVAPKPQPGNWLPVTTGERIRLILRLYDTPLSGGAAIGDIVLPAIERVGCT
- a CDS encoding DMT family transporter is translated as MTGADWSLLVLLAALWGGSFFFIAIAGRELPPFTIVSLRVGIAALILVALLRLSGRPLPAGWRVWRVLFGMGLINNVIPFSLIVWGQTQIPSGLAAVLNATTPFWTALIVNFLTVDEKLTATKVTGIAIGVLGVAVLIGPSVFLNLGGDGLGALAILAATLAYGFSGALGRQLPRLGVAPMTAATGQMIAATTMMIPLAVLFDHPWQLPAPSWQVWAAILGLAAFSTALGYILFFRLLARTGATNTSLVTLLVPVSAILLGTLVLGEHLEPKHFAGMALIALGLVAIDGRVWRWVRGRGAAEAE
- a CDS encoding P-loop NTPase fold protein; protein product: MKGDEYKLGDDQPKRNVADDRLGYAPFAKRLANVIINMNVPNGYVIGLHGSWGAGKTTVVNFILEHIKEHNEEAVESTKIEHIDFRPWIVSGHQDLIAAFFKLLSEHLKPREGTIKKIYNRALRATAGGADDLVHAAATMALAIDPSGGAISGLVGNAGKKALKSVFGKFLDTPSLQTAYENLRGQLSNSNRCLLVTIDDIDRLEDGEIRSIMQMVKTIGRLPNVTYLLVYDREIVWRALDGGIDRVGPRFAEKIVQQELHLPLPGKNSLLTMLGDEIASITADGETSPRWQYIVRDGVHRWINYPRDVLRLSNALKFAWPALRGEFDSQDLVAIEGLRLFDPVAFDWVRRNRDFLFNEGRYLMGADDDRKANIKALKASLPPATVDPVIELLAVLFPDHVKWFEGERYVIRESHFASQARRGLMSEAGYDAYFALHPSADAVPKATIDAVFDNLNDEMKLTNSLRTYIGKNNSRGRAMIGLFLDELRMRFSVQPKPQPTQGLLNALLSIGDEVFAMPWRGEMFTLEPGSYLRILLRDLLEVWGEEEAGKHLIAAYQQSGSPFVLADLFVDRARELGVFPSDDPGRAVISQKDFERLGVILMPKIKAAADDGSLGDLPFYWKAVLSWNHLGDPAALQEWLRKGIEADGRFTAKVVRGLVSQSSSGDGIHYIYRRDADQYVYDRDVIYNNAKRHLSESNELTDDERALLRALVDGVDRMQAGNSGDRLGDAEDE